Part of the Streptomyces antimycoticus genome, CCGGGCTGACCAGCGCGACGATCGCGGCGGTCACTCTGGCGGCGGGAGTGGCCTGCCTGCTCGCCACCGCCGTACGCCACCGCACCTCGGCCCCCGACCAGCACCCGCGCGCCCAACGGCTTCCGTACGCGCACCCGCCCCACGTCAGGCGCCGGAATGACGCGGCCGTGGCCACGGCCCGCGACGCCTGGCTGAGGGCCCTTCTTCACCGCGGCATCCTGCCGTTTCTGCGCGACCGGCTGAAGATGTCGCAGAAACCGTCCCGGATGAATCAGAAGAGCGAGAAAGGAAGCACATGACCGTAAATCTGGCCAAGGGCCAGCGGATCAACCTGAGCAAGTCCGACGGGGGCGAGCTCAGCGCGGTGCGCATGGGCCTGGGCTGGCAGGCCGCGCCGCGCAAGGGGTTACTCGCCCGGTTGACCGCCAAGGAGATCGACCTGGACGCCTCGGCCGTGCTCTTCGCCGGGCGGGAAGCCGTCGACGTCGTGTTCTTCCAGCATCTGACGAGCGACGACGGATCCGTACGGCACACCGGTGACAACCTCGTCGGTGGCACCGGGCAGGGCGGTGACGACGAATCGATCCTGATCGATCTGCAGCGCGTTCCGGCCCATGTCGATCAGATCCTGTTCACGGTGAACTCCTTCACCGGACAGACCTTCGCCGAGGTGCAGAACGCCTTCTGCCGTCTGATCGACGAGACCAACGGACAGGAACTGGCCCGCTACACCCTGAGCGGCGGCGGCCCCTACACGGCCCAGATCATGGCCAAGGTGCACCGCGAGGGCGGGGCGGGCGGGGCCTGGCAGATGTCGGCGATCGGCGCGCCCGCCACCGGCCGGACGTTCCAGGATCTGCTGCCGGTCCTCTCCTCCCACCTCTGAAACGGCCTGTGGCGTGTTTCGCGCCGTCCGAGGGAGAATCTGAGGGTGACCGAGCGAAAGCCACCGGGCATCAGCTTCGAAACATGGGCCGACCGACAGATCCGCGAGGCGGAGGAACGCGGCGCGTTCGCGAACCTCCCGGGAAAGGGAAAACCTCTCCCGAACCTCGACAAGCCCTACGACGATCTGTGGTGGGTCAAGGAGAAGATGGCCCGCGAGAATCTGTCGTTTCTGCCCCCGACACTCGTACTGCGCAAAGAGGCGGAGGACGCGCTCGCCGCCGTGGAAAAGGCGCCCTCGGAACGGATGGTGCGGGAGATCCTCTCGGAGGTCAATGACAAGATCCGTGAGGCGATCCGGCGACCCCCGCCCGGCCCGCCGCTCCATCTCACGCCCTTCGACATCGACGAGGTCGTCCGGGAGTGGCGGGAGCGCCGGGATCGGA contains:
- a CDS encoding TerD family protein, with translation MTVNLAKGQRINLSKSDGGELSAVRMGLGWQAAPRKGLLARLTAKEIDLDASAVLFAGREAVDVVFFQHLTSDDGSVRHTGDNLVGGTGQGGDDESILIDLQRVPAHVDQILFTVNSFTGQTFAEVQNAFCRLIDETNGQELARYTLSGGGPYTAQIMAKVHREGGAGGAWQMSAIGAPATGRTFQDLLPVLSSHL
- a CDS encoding J-domain-containing protein; the protein is MTERKPPGISFETWADRQIREAEERGAFANLPGKGKPLPNLDKPYDDLWWVKEKMARENLSFLPPTLVLRKEAEDALAAVEKAPSERMVREILSEVNDKIREAIRRPPPGPPLHLTPFDIDEVVREWRERRDRMEHDEDRPG